One part of the Arabidopsis thaliana chromosome 4, partial sequence genome encodes these proteins:
- a CDS encoding RPM1-interacting protein 4 (RIN4) family protein (RPM1-interacting protein 4 (RIN4) family protein; FUNCTIONS IN: molecular_function unknown; INVOLVED IN: biological_process unknown; LOCATED IN: cellular_component unknown; CONTAINS InterPro DOMAIN/s: RPM1-interacting protein 4, defence response (InterPro:IPR008700); BEST Arabidopsis thaliana protein match is: RPM1-interacting protein 4 (RIN4) family protein (TAIR:AT2G17660.1); Has 275 Blast hits to 274 proteins in 35 species: Archae - 0; Bacteria - 0; Metazoa - 0; Fungi - 0; Plants - 275; Viruses - 0; Other Eukaryotes - 0 (source: NCBI BLink).) gives MASNSDARPLPKFGEWDVNDPATAEGFTVIFSKAGEDKKTGRSSSKAPSQRKQDGVKPTKKWLCFTFS, from the coding sequence ATGGCATCGAATAGTGACGCAAGGCCTTTGCCAAAATTCGGAGAATGGGATGTGAATGATCCGGCGACGGCAGAGGGATTCACCGTTATATTTAGTAAAGCCGGCGAGGATAAAAAAACAGGTCGGAGCTCTAGCAAGGCACCTTCACAGAGAAAACAAGACGGCGTTAAACCAACCAAGAAATGGctctgttttactttttcttga
- the IDH-III gene encoding isocitrate dehydrogenase III (isocitrate dehydrogenase III (IDH-III); CONTAINS InterPro DOMAIN/s: Isocitrate/isopropylmalate dehydrogenase (InterPro:IPR001804), Isocitrate dehydrogenase NAD-dependent, mitochondrial (InterPro:IPR004434); BEST Arabidopsis thaliana protein match is: isocitrate dehydrogenase 1 (TAIR:AT4G35260.1); Has 1807 Blast hits to 1807 proteins in 277 species: Archae - 0; Bacteria - 0; Metazoa - 736; Fungi - 347; Plants - 385; Viruses - 0; Other Eukaryotes - 339 (source: NCBI BLink).) produces the protein MARRSVSIFNRLLANPPSPFTSLSRSITYMPRPGDGAPRTVTLIPGDGIGPLVTGAVEQVMEAMHAPVHFERYEVLGNMRKVPEEVIESVKRNKVCLKGGLATPVGGGVSSLNMQLRKELDIFASLVNCINVPGLVTRHENVDIVVIRENTEGEYSGLEHEVVPGVVESLKVITKFCSERIARYAFEYAYLNNRKKVTAVHKANIMKLADGLFLESCREVAKHYSGITYNEIIVDNCCMQLVAKPEQFDVMVTPNLYGNLIANTAAGIAGGTGVMPGGNVGAEHAIFEQGASAGNVGNDKMVEQKKANPVALLLSSAMMLRHLRFPTFADRLETAVKQVIKEGKYRTKDLGGDCTTQEVVDAVIAALE, from the exons ATGGCGAGAAGATCCGTTTCGATATTTAATCGCCTTCTGGCGAATCCTCCTTCTCCATTCACATCACTGTCCCGATCCATCACCTACATGCCTAGACCCGGAGATGGAGCTCCACGAACCGTAACCCTAATTCCCGGCGACGGAATCGGACCTTTGGTGACCGGTGCGGTGGAACAGGTCATGGAAGCGATGCACGCGCCAGTGCATTTCGAGAGATACGAGGTTCTAGGAAACATGAGAAAAGTCCCTGAAGAAGTGATCGAGTCTGTGAAGAGAAACAAGGTTTGTCTCAAAGGTGGATTAGCGACTCCTGTTGGTGGGGGTGTCAGTTCTTTGAATATGCAATTGAGGAAAGAACTCGATATCTTCGCTTCTCTTGTCAATTGCATCAATGTCCCTGGATTAGTGACGCGACACGAAAATGTTGATATCGTTGTGATAAGAGAGAACACTGAAGGAGAGTACTCAGGTCTCGAGCATGAGGTTGTTCCTGGTGTTGTCGAGAGCCTTAAG GTGATAACAAAGTTTTGTTCTGAGAGAATAGCGAGATATGCATTTGAGTATGCGTATCTAAACAATAGGAAGAAAGTGACTGCTGTTCATAAAGCTAACATTATGAAGCTTGCGGATGGGCTCTTCCTTGAATCTTGTAGAGAGGTTGCTAAACATTATTCGGGGATTACTTACAATGAAATAATCGTAGACAATTGCTGTATGCAGCTTGTCGCCAAGCCTGAGCAATTTGATGTCATG GTGACACCTAATTTGTATGGTAACCTTATAGCAAACACGGCGGCTGGAATAGCCGGTGGCACTGGAGTGATGCCAGGAG GGAATGTTGGTGCAGAACATGCGATATTCGAGCAAGGTGCATCAGCAGGGAATGTGGGGAATGATAAGATGGTGGAACAGAAGAAAGCGAATCCGGTGGCTCTACTTCTCTCGTCGGCTATGATGCTAAGACATCTCCGGTTTCCTACTTTTGCTGATCGGCTTGAAACAGCAGTGAAACAAGTGAttaaagaaggaaaatatAGAACAAAAGATCTTGGAGGAGATTGTACCACGCAGGAAGTTGTTGATGCTGTCATAGCAGCTCTTGAGTGA
- the SERAT3;2 gene encoding serine acetyltransferase 3;2 (serine acetyltransferase 3;2 (SERAT3;2); CONTAINS InterPro DOMAIN/s: Hexapeptide transferase, conserved site (InterPro:IPR018357), Serine O-acetyltransferase (InterPro:IPR005881), Trimeric LpxA-like (InterPro:IPR011004), Serine acetyltransferase, N-terminal (InterPro:IPR010493); BEST Arabidopsis thaliana protein match is: Trimeric LpxA-like enzymes superfamily protein (TAIR:AT2G17640.1); Has 22944 Blast hits to 22937 proteins in 2578 species: Archae - 362; Bacteria - 17118; Metazoa - 7; Fungi - 225; Plants - 280; Viruses - 18; Other Eukaryotes - 4934 (source: NCBI BLink).) has translation MACINGENRDFSSSSSLSSLPMIVSRNFSARDDGETGDEFPFERIFPVYARGTLNPVADPVLLDFTNSSYDPIWDSIREEAKLEAEEEPVLSSFLYASILSHDCLEQALSFVLANRLQNPTLLATQLMDIFCNVMVHDRGIQSSIRLDVQAFKDRDPACLSYSSAILHLKGYLALQAYRVAHKLWKQGRKLLALALQSRVSEVFGIDIHPAARIGKGILLDHGTGVVIGETAVIGDRVSILHGVTLGGTGKETGDRHPNIGDGALLGACVTILGNIKIGAGAMVAAGSLVLKDVPSHSMVAGNPAKLIGFVDEQDPSMTMEHDATREFFQNVAVAYRETIPNGSSVSGSCRERRH, from the exons ATGGCTTGTATAAACGGCGAGAATCGTGATTTTTCTTCCTCGtcatctttgtcttctcttccAATGATTGTCTCCCGGAACTTTTCTGCCAGAGACGATGGAGAGACCGGTGACGAGTTTCCTTTCGAGAGGATTTTCCCGGTTTACGCTAGAGGAACCCTTAATCCCGTGGCCGACCCGGTTTTGCTGGATTTTACCAATTCTAGTTATGACCCAATTTGGGATTCTATAAGAGAAGAAGCTAAGCTTGAG GCAGAAGAGGAGCCGGTTTTGAGTAGCTTCTTGTATGCTAGTATCTTGTCGCATGACTGTTTAGAGCAAGCATTGAGTTTTGTTCTAGCTAACCGTCTCCAAAACCCTACCTTGTTGGCAACTCAGCTTATGGATATATTTTGCAACGTTATGGTACATGACAGAGGTATTCAAAGCTCGATTCGTCTTGATGTTCAG GCATTCAAAGACAGAGATCCTGCTTGTCTATCGTATAGTTCGGCTATTTTACATCTGAAG GGCTATCTTGCACTGCAGGCGTATAGAGTAGCACATAAGTTGTGGAAGCAAGGAAGAAAACTATTAGCATTGGCACTGCAAAGCCGAGTAAGCGAG GTTTTTGGAATCGATATTCATCCCG CTGCAAGAATTGGGAAAGGAATATTGTTGGATCATGGAACTGGTGTGGTCATAGGTGAGACTGCTGTGATAGGCGACCGTGTCTCAATTTTGCAT GGTGTGACATTAGGAGGAACTGGGAAAGAAACCGGTGACCGCCATCCAAATATAGGCGACGGTGCTCTTCTTGGAGCATGTGTGACTATACTTGGTAACATTAAGATAGGCGCTGGAGCAATGGTAGCTGCTGGTTCGCTTGTGTTAAAGGATGTTCCTTCGCATAG CATGGTGGCTGGAAATCCAGCAAAACTCATCGGGTTTGTTGATGAGCAAGATCCATCTATGACAATGGAGCATG ATGCTACCAGAGAGTTCTTTCAAAATGTAGCTGTTGCTTATAGAGAGACAATACCAAATG gATCTTCAGTTTCAGGGAGTTGCAGGGAAAGGAGACATTAA